From one Accipiter gentilis chromosome 3, bAccGen1.1, whole genome shotgun sequence genomic stretch:
- the TNIP2 gene encoding TNFAIP3-interacting protein 2 isoform X1, which produces MHLAALLLALEKKEKGQQRDRGSPSPAMCSVSEGSSTDPLVARFKQVEETLEKLHRENRSLKNKVPRYNALCTLYHESAQQLKHLQLQLAAKEATIRELRSSLAQRQQPSQPAAGGEAGAAGAEPARSLVESLLEQLGQAREQLRDSERLSARRVEALSQEVQKLNQQLEEKNGEIQQMINQPPYEKEREILRLQKSLAEREKAQATSDVLCRSLADETHQLQRKLASTAEMCQHLAKCLEEKQRKEKGNSDDQIPTERSNQVLDNETSLQALICNLQDENRMLKQKVAHVEDLNAKWQKYDASRDEYVKRLHLQLKEMKSQLEQQHGITSAQTNSDLMHKEIFRLNKLLEEKMNECIKTKRELEDVKKASEGDNERIQMLEQQVLVYKDDFTSERSDRERAQSKIQELQAEVACLQHQLARRQDSRDTSSHFRVHIGNQNHMYVQTNVEHLRGNSPGQTGLRRTSSQSEQASPPANNGSSGSEGRAQGELRCPHCMRFFSDELSDEFLKHVAECCQ; this is translated from the exons ATGCACCTGGCAGCATTACTGCTCgccctggagaagaaagagaaggggcAGCAGCGTGACCGCGGTTCACCTTCCCCGGCCATGTGCTCGGTAAGCGAGGGTAGCAGTACGGACCCCTTGGTGGCCCGCTTCAAACAGGTGGAGGAGACGCTGGAGAAGCTGCACCGGGAAAACAGGAGCCTGAAGAATAAAGTGCCTCGGTACAACGCGCTCTGCACCTTGTACCACGAGTCCGCTCAGCAACTGAAgcacctccagctgcagctggctgccaAGGAGGCGACCATCCGGGAGCTGCGGAGCAGCCTGGCCCAGCGGCAGCAGCCGTcgcagccggcggcgggcggcgaggcgggggcggcgggcgcggagccggccCGCTCGCTGGTGGAGAGCCTGCTGGAGCAGCTGGGCCAGGCCAGGGAGCAGCTCAGGGACAGCGAGCGACTCTCGGCGCGACGAGTGGAAGCTCTGAGCCAG GAAGTACAGAAGTTGAATCAGCAACTAGAGGAGAAAAACGGAGAGATACAGCAGATGATAAATCAGCCTCCgtatgaaaaggagagagaaatctTACGACTTCAAAAGAGcttggcagagagagagaaggctcAGGCCACCAGCGATGTTTTGTGCCGTTCACTCGCTGATGAAACTCATCAACTTCAACGCAAATTAGCATCCACAGCAGAAATGTGTCAACATCTGGCAAAATGTCtagaagagaagcaaagaaaagagaaggggaattCAGATGACCAGATACCTACCGAAAGATCTAATCAG GTTTTAGACAATGAAACTTCACTTCAAGCTCTTATCTGCAACCTACAAGATGAAAACAGgatgttaaaacaaaaagtagCTCAC GTGGAAGACTTAAATGCAAAATGGCAGAAATACGATGCGAGTAGGGATGAGTATGTGAAGCGACTCCACTTGCAGCTAAAAGAGATGAAGTCTCAACTGGAGCAGCAGCATGGCATAACTTCAGCACAAACGAATTCTGACCTGATGCACAAGGAGATATTCCGGTTAAACAAGCtactggaggaaaaaatgaatgaatgCATAAAAACAAAGAGAGAATTAGAAGATGTGAAGAAGGCTAGTGAAGGAGATAATGAGCGCATACAAATGCTGGAGCAACAG GTCCTAGTTTATAAAGATGATTTCACATCTGAAAGATCAGACAGAGAACGAGCACAGAGTAAAATACAAGAGCTTCAGGCAGAAGTTGCGTGTCTGCAGCACCAGCTAGCAAGAAGACAG gaCTCAAGAGACACAAGTAGTCATTTCAGAGTTCACATTGGTAACCAAAATCATATGTACGTACAGACGAACGTTGAACATCTACGAGGCAATAGCCCAGGCCAAACAGGCTTGAGAAGAACATCTTCACAGTCTGAACAAGCTTCTCCTCCTGCGAACAATGGAAGCTCAGGATCCGAGGGCAGGGCACAGGGTGAACTTAGATGCCCTCATTGTATGAGGTTTTTCAGTGATGAACTCAGTGATGAATTCCTCAAGCATGTTGCTGAATGTTGTCAGTGA
- the TNIP2 gene encoding TNFAIP3-interacting protein 2 isoform X3: MHLAALLLALEKKEKGQQRDRGSPSPAMCSEVQKLNQQLEEKNGEIQQMINQPPYEKEREILRLQKSLAEREKAQATSDVLCRSLADETHQLQRKLASTAEMCQHLAKCLEEKQRKEKGNSDDQIPTERSNQVLDNETSLQALICNLQDENRMLKQKVAHVEDLNAKWQKYDASRDEYVKRLHLQLKEMKSQLEQQHGITSAQTNSDLMHKEIFRLNKLLEEKMNECIKTKRELEDVKKASEGDNERIQMLEQQVLVYKDDFTSERSDRERAQSKIQELQAEVACLQHQLARRQDSRDTSSHFRVHIGNQNHMYVQTNVEHLRGNSPGQTGLRRTSSQSEQASPPANNGSSGSEGRAQGELRCPHCMRFFSDELSDEFLKHVAECCQ; the protein is encoded by the exons ATGCACCTGGCAGCATTACTGCTCgccctggagaagaaagagaaggggcAGCAGCGTGACCGCGGTTCACCTTCCCCGGCCATGTGCTCG GAAGTACAGAAGTTGAATCAGCAACTAGAGGAGAAAAACGGAGAGATACAGCAGATGATAAATCAGCCTCCgtatgaaaaggagagagaaatctTACGACTTCAAAAGAGcttggcagagagagagaaggctcAGGCCACCAGCGATGTTTTGTGCCGTTCACTCGCTGATGAAACTCATCAACTTCAACGCAAATTAGCATCCACAGCAGAAATGTGTCAACATCTGGCAAAATGTCtagaagagaagcaaagaaaagagaaggggaattCAGATGACCAGATACCTACCGAAAGATCTAATCAG GTTTTAGACAATGAAACTTCACTTCAAGCTCTTATCTGCAACCTACAAGATGAAAACAGgatgttaaaacaaaaagtagCTCAC GTGGAAGACTTAAATGCAAAATGGCAGAAATACGATGCGAGTAGGGATGAGTATGTGAAGCGACTCCACTTGCAGCTAAAAGAGATGAAGTCTCAACTGGAGCAGCAGCATGGCATAACTTCAGCACAAACGAATTCTGACCTGATGCACAAGGAGATATTCCGGTTAAACAAGCtactggaggaaaaaatgaatgaatgCATAAAAACAAAGAGAGAATTAGAAGATGTGAAGAAGGCTAGTGAAGGAGATAATGAGCGCATACAAATGCTGGAGCAACAG GTCCTAGTTTATAAAGATGATTTCACATCTGAAAGATCAGACAGAGAACGAGCACAGAGTAAAATACAAGAGCTTCAGGCAGAAGTTGCGTGTCTGCAGCACCAGCTAGCAAGAAGACAG gaCTCAAGAGACACAAGTAGTCATTTCAGAGTTCACATTGGTAACCAAAATCATATGTACGTACAGACGAACGTTGAACATCTACGAGGCAATAGCCCAGGCCAAACAGGCTTGAGAAGAACATCTTCACAGTCTGAACAAGCTTCTCCTCCTGCGAACAATGGAAGCTCAGGATCCGAGGGCAGGGCACAGGGTGAACTTAGATGCCCTCATTGTATGAGGTTTTTCAGTGATGAACTCAGTGATGAATTCCTCAAGCATGTTGCTGAATGTTGTCAGTGA
- the TNIP2 gene encoding TNFAIP3-interacting protein 2 isoform X2: MLVRLAGLALSLCAQSWTVPKAIQPSVSNSSSHRIKFKEEVQKLNQQLEEKNGEIQQMINQPPYEKEREILRLQKSLAEREKAQATSDVLCRSLADETHQLQRKLASTAEMCQHLAKCLEEKQRKEKGNSDDQIPTERSNQVLDNETSLQALICNLQDENRMLKQKVAHVEDLNAKWQKYDASRDEYVKRLHLQLKEMKSQLEQQHGITSAQTNSDLMHKEIFRLNKLLEEKMNECIKTKRELEDVKKASEGDNERIQMLEQQVLVYKDDFTSERSDRERAQSKIQELQAEVACLQHQLARRQDSRDTSSHFRVHIGNQNHMYVQTNVEHLRGNSPGQTGLRRTSSQSEQASPPANNGSSGSEGRAQGELRCPHCMRFFSDELSDEFLKHVAECCQ, translated from the exons ATGCTGGTGCGTTTGGCAGGACTGGCTCTGTCGCTCTGCGCCCAGAGTTGGACTGTGCCCAAAGCAATTCAGCCATCTGTATCCAACAGTAGTTCCCACCGCATTAAGTTCAAGGAG GAAGTACAGAAGTTGAATCAGCAACTAGAGGAGAAAAACGGAGAGATACAGCAGATGATAAATCAGCCTCCgtatgaaaaggagagagaaatctTACGACTTCAAAAGAGcttggcagagagagagaaggctcAGGCCACCAGCGATGTTTTGTGCCGTTCACTCGCTGATGAAACTCATCAACTTCAACGCAAATTAGCATCCACAGCAGAAATGTGTCAACATCTGGCAAAATGTCtagaagagaagcaaagaaaagagaaggggaattCAGATGACCAGATACCTACCGAAAGATCTAATCAG GTTTTAGACAATGAAACTTCACTTCAAGCTCTTATCTGCAACCTACAAGATGAAAACAGgatgttaaaacaaaaagtagCTCAC GTGGAAGACTTAAATGCAAAATGGCAGAAATACGATGCGAGTAGGGATGAGTATGTGAAGCGACTCCACTTGCAGCTAAAAGAGATGAAGTCTCAACTGGAGCAGCAGCATGGCATAACTTCAGCACAAACGAATTCTGACCTGATGCACAAGGAGATATTCCGGTTAAACAAGCtactggaggaaaaaatgaatgaatgCATAAAAACAAAGAGAGAATTAGAAGATGTGAAGAAGGCTAGTGAAGGAGATAATGAGCGCATACAAATGCTGGAGCAACAG GTCCTAGTTTATAAAGATGATTTCACATCTGAAAGATCAGACAGAGAACGAGCACAGAGTAAAATACAAGAGCTTCAGGCAGAAGTTGCGTGTCTGCAGCACCAGCTAGCAAGAAGACAG gaCTCAAGAGACACAAGTAGTCATTTCAGAGTTCACATTGGTAACCAAAATCATATGTACGTACAGACGAACGTTGAACATCTACGAGGCAATAGCCCAGGCCAAACAGGCTTGAGAAGAACATCTTCACAGTCTGAACAAGCTTCTCCTCCTGCGAACAATGGAAGCTCAGGATCCGAGGGCAGGGCACAGGGTGAACTTAGATGCCCTCATTGTATGAGGTTTTTCAGTGATGAACTCAGTGATGAATTCCTCAAGCATGTTGCTGAATGTTGTCAGTGA